The Azotosporobacter soli DNA segment GGCGCAAACGACATCATGCATTTCACGTTGACGGCCAGCGTCGCCACCAGTGCGTTGCTTGCGAGCTGCACGGCAAGTCGGGCAACGGCCCGGCTCATTAGCGAAACCTTTTTCAGCGTAGAACGCTTGTTCGGATGCGGAGAAAATGAATTCCACACCACACTCTTTACAGGTCATTGTTTTGTCTTCGTACATGTTCAAACTCCTCCTCAGGACAAATATTGGGCCAGAACGGTTTGGAGTCCACTACGTCCCATGCCAAGGACTTCTCTTGAGCAGGAGCATAAGTTAGCTCGCGAAACCAATTTTCATGGCTACACCTCTAGTATATCTATTTTTATATAAATGTAAAGAGGAAAAATTCTGTATAAACAACGCTCCAAAATTCACAAAACAAATGGATTTTATTCCACTTCCAGTGTACATTCGCGTTGTCGAATATTTTTCAGCGCCTTCGCTGCTCCTACGGATCGGAACTGCAAAAGAGCATAAAAAACACGCGGAGACGATTGTCATTCGCGTGTTCACACTTCTTATTGCTTTTCGAACTGATCCTTGCCAACGCCACAGAGAGGGCAGACCCAGTTATCAGGAATATCGGCAAATTTGGTTCCCGCTGCAATACCGCTGTCCGGATCGCCGACCTCTTCGTCATAGACATAGCCGCATACTACACATACCCATTTTTCCATTTGCTTCGCTCCTCTTCATTTTTTTACTGGCTCCATTTTACCATAATCAATAAACATTCGCAACTAACATTCTGTATCTTTTTCTACCAGTTGCGATTGGAACCGCCTCCGCCACCGCTGCCGCCGCCAAATCCATCGGAGCCTCCGCCGCTTCCGCCACCGCCGCCTCGGCGTCCCATCGTTAGAATCAGGATGATCAGCGACGTGATATTGCCGCCCAAAAACAGCCAGTCAATCAAAAGCAAGCCGATCAGGCCAAGCGCAGCCAAGACCTTGACCCAGGTCGGCAGATCATCGAACCAGTTTGCGGAGTGTTTGGCCGGCGCGGTTTGCGTGCCGCCGGCCTTTAGATCCACGTTGTATTCTTTCGCCACAACCGTCGTCAGCACCTGATAGCCATTGACGATTCCGGCTTCATATTTTCCCTGCTTAAAGAACGGCACCATGCTTTCGTCCTGGATCCGCCCTGTCTTGCCATCCGGCAATGCGCCTTCCAGACCATAGCCTACTTCAATGCGCGATACCCGATCCTGAACCGCGACCAGCATCACGACGCCATTATTCAACGTCTTATCGCCGACGCCCCATTGACGCAAGATCGCAAGTCCGAATTCATCCGGATTTGCGCCGTCCAGTGTCGGAACCGTCACGACAATGACCTGCGCCTTCGTTTGCGAAGCAAGCTTCGCACCTAGTGAACGGATGCGCCCCTTCGCTTCTTCTCCCAATACGCCGGCATAGTCCTGTACGTAAATGCTGGATGTCGGACGCGGCGGAATCGGCGTTTCCGCTCCCGCCGCACCGGCCCAACTCATCAGCAAAAGCAGGAGAAGCAAGGCAGACAACCATCGTTTCATATCCATCGCCCCTCTATCTACCCTTTTGGACGGCAGATCTTCGCTTTCTAAAATAATAAAAGCAAAGCATATTTTTTCAACACGAAGCTGGGAAGGGGCAGATAATATCTGCCCTGTTGAAGAAGCGCTTCGCCTCTAAAAAGTCTTCCGTTCTTCCTTCACGCTTTGTGTCTTCGTGTTAAAAACTTATCCTTATCGCATCGTTAAAACTTAACCTGCGGCACTGCTTTGGCAGCTTCGTCCGCTTTGAAGTATTCTTTCTGCGTAAAACCGAATGCGCCTGCAAAGATGCTGGTCGGCAAGGATTTTATCTTCGTATTGTAGACCTGCACCGCATCGTTATAATCTTTGCGTGCTACCGCGATTCTGTTTTCTGTGCCGGCCAGTTCATCCATCAGTTGTTTGAAGCTGGCATCCGCTTTCAGGTTCGGATAATTTTCCGCCACCATCAGCAAACGGCTAAGCGCGCCGTTCATGTCGCTGTTGGCTTGCGCCTTGGCTGCAGGGCCTTGGGCGCCCGCTAATTTGGCACGCGCATCCGAAACAGCCTGAATTGCGGCCTGTTCATGCGCCGCATAGCCTTTTACCGTATTGACCAGATTCGGAATCAGATCGCCGCGTCGCTGCAGCTGATTTTCAATCTGACTCCATTTCCCGTTAACGCTTTCGTTCATGCCGACCAGACCGTTATAGCTGGAAAAAGCGCCTATAGCGATCACCGCGACTAAAGCCAGGACTATCCACAATGCTTTATTGTTCATTTTAAATTCCTCCTTAGATGCTGTGCCTTATTGCACAGAATTCCCTTTCATTGTACTACGACTCGAAGCAACTTGTCACGCGAAGATGAGACTCAGGCGGATTGTCTCGTAGCTATTGGCTTAGGGCTCCTGGCTCAAAAAGCTTCTAGCCGTTCTGCCCGTCCTGCCATTAACCATTCTTTTATTAACCATCCTGCCGCCGTTGCTCCGTAGCGCGAAAGAAATTCTGCATCTCTTCCGCGGCCTTGCGGTTCATG contains these protein-coding regions:
- a CDS encoding zinc-ribbon domain containing protein encodes the protein MYEDKTMTCKECGVEFIFSASEQAFYAEKGFANEPGRCPTCRAARKQRTGGDAGRQREMHDVVCAACGVNTQVPFRPSSDRPVYCRDCFSKGR
- the rd gene encoding rubredoxin, translating into MEKWVCVVCGYVYDEEVGDPDSGIAAGTKFADIPDNWVCPLCGVGKDQFEKQ
- a CDS encoding TPM domain-containing protein; the encoded protein is MKRWLSALLLLLLLMSWAGAAGAETPIPPRPTSSIYVQDYAGVLGEEAKGRIRSLGAKLASQTKAQVIVVTVPTLDGANPDEFGLAILRQWGVGDKTLNNGVVMLVAVQDRVSRIEVGYGLEGALPDGKTGRIQDESMVPFFKQGKYEAGIVNGYQVLTTVVAKEYNVDLKAGGTQTAPAKHSANWFDDLPTWVKVLAALGLIGLLLIDWLFLGGNITSLIILILTMGRRGGGGGSGGGSDGFGGGSGGGGGSNRNW
- a CDS encoding LemA family protein gives rise to the protein MNNKALWIVLALVAVIAIGAFSSYNGLVGMNESVNGKWSQIENQLQRRGDLIPNLVNTVKGYAAHEQAAIQAVSDARAKLAGAQGPAAKAQANSDMNGALSRLLMVAENYPNLKADASFKQLMDELAGTENRIAVARKDYNDAVQVYNTKIKSLPTSIFAGAFGFTQKEYFKADEAAKAVPQVKF